In Chrysoperla carnea chromosome 2, inChrCarn1.1, whole genome shotgun sequence, the following proteins share a genomic window:
- the LOC123291810 gene encoding putative uncharacterized protein DDB_G0282133 isoform X1, giving the protein MQNSQYFYDGIDSYLYSLVHYSGTRSNNIGINPNNFGINPNNFGINPNNFGINPNNFGINPNNIGVNPNNNGTHPNNIGTRPNNAGNYQQPYRNTNNETQYHTNLNNRNNDYVRQNIAVNRYNNFNSYDNRYNNFENEQVLNNRYYNNQHFIPRVQQQHSRQRLENPYYNPNHWNRYPQNNNYARPQVQTQSHRGFQAPPRSRPNRQLSRVMPLENVQQIPGNNELMFDSPQKIVPLNPNNALFTENEANQRTDTQNQITETSDLFQIDTQADLSNLEKTRLDEDLPQPPESASADTNVVQPPESTSTDTNVVQGIISAFSNAPQENTQIQPDPDAIHEEPQTAFNVTSKEPQFNSNSMRKPNQKAKRNKNKKNKKDESKYYQNFISHLKEKDNVIKELPKEVANTIICLDSEPEDEDDDVIEIPRSPIPMICLEDSDAEIDQSVKKVKDLETPECPEIESNVEENKLDIPSIQKINTSSKEVGDNPTSTSKSKKRQKRKRENVETSENIEGIENQELQTSTAPEDDSNLEQNTTDIEINPTSKNKIRRKRKRENVDTSENIEGSEGQELQTSPISEDDSKLEQNTTDIETNRTSKRKKREKRKRENLKNVVNEIQNEADTSVNIGEDIQKLQASILQKVLNSVQNTSTSKNKKRQRKKRDCLENVENELKIEPRPDQSNTDIPMENISTSMKGVDISSKPSSKKRLKKKRHRQDIENSEDNESTIQENCETSKEIPKKLTMENTKEISVQSTPTKNIEFATPKSKKRNRARNKKKNTSQLSEGSDDFLLHTTDLESNQSTDSVCTNDTIISANISKKKITVPQTLILDIYETESSCSDVFEKDNPEQNQASTSKRSFAELDLIQFANMITTSRSKENQGSDSIVCAKSSQNCNQTTSVSFSADNSHRVIATDTSKFNFEDTSSSSDESEVVEKNKSQEKNSLQSTFKNSLESDLSYQKFLNERGEESSTEESEIITRIRNHLESDKSKNITKSSLSQINDKSKFQNSLVPLNNAEQGDTTIDVNYEQFINQLENKIRECNDKQKYSLNKRKKLAQEKIRKDTDNNSNNNREVANEPLAPSNSENSENLCTENSETLCTENSETVCNSSNNFNEITQELSQSSSDNDSDVECITPITSKDNPVISIDSDHDSIISVNESEVTDVGDICLNVSGGEIIDVENNKNTTKQVSNSLNVSKEEERALNLKMRFHTYWTADRETFYNRSWGGETYDHEEERDLMPASLKEWANPIDKMRMHRSFESKVRCRNCRQQGHIAKNCPVPVKPCSMCGSRQHREFKCNESCCLTCFSKFRRSFTSNCKRCLNWRNIYCKTCNNKGHVHDHCPDLWRRYHLTVKPGKIIQPTQKNQKKSTNWCSICATRGHSSEKCCYYYNISQTPPDSMQVKHYSDLYDYNGASPKRRKYNAGEDNHWDIHQVKFSNQNSSFLANDQENSTKTTTTTSHILSEPEKMERIHLISITSTKSVTTETVSIATVPNASEYVQSITNTSNVTELNETKSVTTVPISPESVSLLPKCEVSVPESNKTVSNSVEQIATKPVAFESIPTAIGSGNICTSVSTELIQIKTKSSDIEEAVLNSVIPNPVITEPSVNLPIVTQSVIPIGASDPVPQMGTTQPVVSLPSLPQSVIPIRATEPVPQMETTQPVAPIKPVIVRTNLFETGSIELRPDIAISSIQSMKKTSNKNFNLDLPLNGREEQCVHRENFIKTLSKRFKASVYIKTKNSNRILHITASEQHRREIENCLKEFLTIKRPERRPSHNFDFFINKIRNDYPLIEEVYNLQDPYALYQTYTNQRIKKKNPVEIIKKLNAFRRIHCQQISVKTRRSLDFLHNIYNGQPVPINLRSKIKTAYNHIFKNTKIHELDEVINEFNQRRHIQQPPKISKQPTPKKSPTKKQKNKKQKPKPKPIQKPTVSSSTNDVELINYANMLEMATNIPKYRMIIKRCKHRYVINKEFSAKNIRSLMAVGEQLKIPFHT; this is encoded by the exons aTGCAGAACTCACAATACTTTTATGACGGTATCGATTCCTATCTGTACAGTTTGGTACACTACTCAGGTACTCGTTCCAATAACATTGGTATTAATCCCAATAACTTTGGTATTAATCCCAATAACTTTGGTATTAATCCCAATAACTTTGGTATTAATCCCAATAACTTTGGTATTAATCCCAATAACATTGGTGTTAATCCCAATAACAATGGTACTCATCCCAATAACATTGGTACTCGTCCCAACAACGCAGGAAATTATCAACAACCCTACCGAAATACTAACAACGAAACACAATACCACACTAACCTCAATAATCGAAATAATGATTATGTTCGTCAAAATATTGCCGTAAATCGATATAACAATTTCAATAGTTATGATAATCGTTACAATAACTTCGAAAATGAACAAGTGTTAAATAACAGATATTATAATAACCAACACTTTATCCCAAGAGTACAACAACAACATTCAAGACAACGGTTGGAAAATCCATATTATAATCCAAATCACTGGAATCGTTatccacaaaataataattatgcacGTCCACAAGTACAAACACAATCCCATAGGGGATTCCAGGCTCCACCACGATCACGCCCTAATCGACAATTATCACGAGTAATGCCTCTAGAAAATGTACAACAAATTCCCGGAAACAATGAGCTGATGTTCGATTCCCCACAAAAAATAGTGCCTTTAAATCCAAATAATGCTTTATTCACAGAGAATGAAGCAAATCAACGAACTGATACCCAAAATCAAATAACTGAAACCTCTGATCTTTTTCAAATCGACACACAAGCCGATTTATCAAACTTAGAAAAAACTCGCTTAGATGAAGATTTACCACAGCCACCAGAGTCTGCTTCGGCAGATACGAATGTCGTACAACCACCTGAGTCTACTTCGACAGACACGAATGTTGTTCAAGGAATTATCTCTGCGTTCTCTAATGCACCACAAGAGAATACTCAAATTCAACCTGACCCTGACGCAATACATGAAGAGCCTCAAACTGCATTCAATGTAACGAGTAAGGAACCTCAATTTAACTCTAACTCCATGCGTAAGCCAAATCAAAAAGCGaaaaggaataaaaataaaaagaataagaaagatgaatcaaaatattatcaaaattttatttcacatttaaaagAGAAAGACAATGTTATTAAAGAACTACCGAAAGAAGTGGCGAATACGATTATTTGTTTGGATAGTGAACCCGAAGATGAAGATGATGATGTCATTGAAATACCTAGGAGTCCAATACCAATGATTTGTCTGGAAGATAGTGATGCTGAAATCGATCAATCAGTGAAAAAAGTTAAAGATTTGGAAACACCTGAATGTCCAGAAATAGAATCTAATGTAGAGGAAAATAAACTGGACATACCtagtattcaaaaaattaatacatcaTCGAAAGAGGTTGGAGATAATCCTACTTCGACATCCAAAAGTAAAAAGCGTCAAAAAAGGAAACGAGAAAATGTTGAGACTTCAGAAAATATTGAAGGAATAGAAAATCAGGAATTACAGACTTCAACAGCTCCAGAAGATGACTCTAATTTAGAACAAAATACTACAGATATTGAAATCAATCCaacatccaaaaataaaatacgccGAAAAAGGAAACGAGAAAATGTTGATACATCAGAAAATATTGAAGGAAGCGAAGGTCAAGAACTACAAACTTCACCAATCTCAGAAGATGACTCTAAATTAGAACAAAATACTACAGACATTGAAACCAATCGAACATCCAAACGTAAAAAACGCGAGAAAAGGAAAcgggaaaatttgaaaaatgttgtgAATGAGATTCAAAATGAAGCTGACACATCGGTAAATATTGGAGAAGATATTCAGAAATTACAAGCTTCAATACTTCAAAAAGTACTTAATTCGGTGCAAAATACATCaacatccaaaaataaaaaacgccAAAGAAAAAAACGTGACTGTCTGGAAAATGTTGAGAATGAGCTTAAAATCGAACCAAGGCCTGACCAAAGTAATACAGATATTCCCATGGAAAATATCTCTACCTCAATGAAAGGAGTTGACATTAGTTCAAAACCTAGTAGTAAAAAACGTCTAAAAAAGAAACGTCACCGACAAGATATTGAAAATAGTGAAGATAACGAATCGACCATACAAGAGAACTGTGAAACAAGTAAAGAAatcccaaaaaaattaacaatggaaaatacaaaagaaatttcTGTTCAAAGTacaccaacaaaaaatattgagttTGCAACCCCGAAAAGTAAAAAACGTAACAGAGCtcgaaataaaaagaaaaatacttcACAATTATCCGAGGGCTCAGATGATTTTTTATTGCATACCACAGATCTTGAATCAAATCAATCAACCGATTCAGTATGCACCAATGACACGATCATTTCggcaaatatttcgaaaaaaaagatcACAGTTCCGCAAACTCTAATCCTAGATATTTACGAAACTGAGAGTAGTTGTTCtgatgtttttgaaaaagataatCCTGAACAAAATCAAGCATCTACTTCAAAACGTTCCTTTGCCGAATTAGATTTAATTCAATTTGCGAATATGATAACAACTTCACGATCCAAGGAGAATCAAGGATCCGATAGTATTGTATGTGCAAAATCTAGTCAAAATTGTAATCAAACCACATCAGTTTCATTTAGTGCAGATAATTCTCATCGAGTTATTGCAACAGacacatcaaaatttaatttcgaagATACGTCTTCGAGTTCAGATGAATCAGAAGTCGTTGAGAAAAACAAATCAcaggaaaaaaattctttgcaaagcacatttaaaaatagtttagaatCTGACTtatcttatcaaaaatttcttaatgaGAGGGGAGAAGAATCTAGCACAGAAGAATCTGAAATCATTACTAGAATCAGGAATCATCTGGAATcagataaatcaaaaaatatcactaaaagtagtttatcgcaaataaatgataaaagtaaATTCCAAAACAGTTTAGTGCCGTTAAATAACGCCGAACAAGGTGACACAACCATTGATGTAAACTATGAgcaatttataaatcaattagaaaataaaattcgtgaatgtaatgataaacaaaaatattctcttaacaaaagaaaaaaattagcccaggaaaaaattcgtaaagatactgataataatagtaataataatagggaGGTTGCAAATGAGCCCCTAGCACCtagtaattctgaaaattctgAAAATCTTTGTACTGAAAATTCTGAAACTCTGTGTACTGAAAATTCTGAAACCGTTTGCAATTCATCGAacaatttcaatgaaataacGCAAGAACTTTCACAATCTTCGTCCGATAACGACAGTGATGTCGAGTGTATTACACCAATCACATCAAAAGATAATCCAGTAATTTCAATAGATTCAGATCATGACTCAATAATATCAGTTAACGAAAGTGAGGTAACCGATGTTGGggatatttgtttaaatgtttctgGTGGAGAGATAATTGAtgtggaaaataataaaaatacaacaaaacaagTATCGAATAgtttaaatgtttcaaaagaagaagaaagggcacttaatttaaaaatgcgATTTCATACATATTGGACTGCAGATcgtgaaacattttataatcGATCGTGGGGTGGTGAAACTTATGATCATGAAGAGGAGCGTGATTTAATGccag CTTCGCTGAAGGAATGGGCTAATCCAATTGATAAAATGCGCATGCATAGAAGTTTTGAAAGTAAAGTGCGGTGTCGTAATTGTCGACAACAAGGACACATAGCTAAAAATTGTCCAGTACCAGTAAAACCATGTAGTATGTGTGGTTCTAGGCAACATCGAGAATTTAAGTGTAATGAATCGTGCTGTTTAACG tgtttttcgaaatttcgccgTTCATTTACTTCAAATTGTAAACGATGCCTTAATTGGAGGAATATCTATTGTAAAACATGCAATAATAAAGGTCATGTACATGACCATTGTCCAGATTTATGGCGTCGTTATCATTTAACA GTAAAACCAGGAAAAATCATACAACCAacgcaaaaaaatcaaaagaaatccACTAATTGGTGTTCAATATGTGCCACAAGAGGTCACTCAAGTGAAAAATGTTGttactattataatatttcGCAAACTCCCCCAGATTCTATGCAAGTAAAACATTATTCAGATTTATATGATTATAATGGTGCATCACCAAAACGTAGAAAATATAACGCCGGAGAAGATAATCATTGGGATATTCATCAAGTGAAGTTTAGTAATCAAAATAGTAGTTTTCTTGCAAATGATCAAGAAAATTCGACTAAAACTACAACAACCACCTCGCATATTTTATCTGAACCTGAAAAAATGGAGAGAATTCATTTAATTTCCATTACATCAACTAAATCAGTTACAACTGAAACTGTTTCAATTGCAACTGTACCAAATGCATCTGAATATGTTCAATCAATCACAAACACATCAAATGTCACGGAATTAAATGAAACTAAATCAGTTACAACTGTACCAATTTCACCTGAATCAGTTTCACTGTTACCTAAATGTGAAGTTAGCGTTCCAGAATCAAACAAAACTGTGTCGAATAGCGTCGAACAAATTGCAACTAAACCAGTTGCATTTGAATCAATACCAACTGCTATTGGTTCTGGCAATATATGCACTTCAGTCTCAACCGAACTGAtacaaattaaaactaaatcaaGCGATATTGAAGAAGCTGTACTAAATTCAGTTATACCTAATCCAGTTATTACTGAACCAAGTGTAAATTTACCAATTGTAACTCAATCAGTTATTCCGATTGGAGCAAGTGATCCAGTTCCTCAAATGGGAACTACTCAACCAGTTGTAAGTTTACCAAGTCTACCTCAATCAGTTATTCCGATTAGAGCAACTGAACCAGTTCCTCAAATGGAAACTACTCAACCAGTTGCTCCAATAAAACCAGTAATAGTTAGgacaaatttatttgaaacaggGTCCATAGAATTGAGACCAGATATTGCAATTTCTAGTATCCAATCAATGAAAAAgacttctaataaaaattttaatttggatcTTCCATTAAATGGAAGGGAAGAACAGTGTGTGcatagagaaaattttattaaaactcttAGTAAAAGATTTAAAGCCAGTGTttatataaaaacgaaaaattcaaatagaattTTACATATTACAGCAAGCGAACAACATCGTCGCGAAATTGAAAATTGTCTCAAAGAGTTTTTAACTATAAAGCGGCCTGAACGTAGACCATCAcataactttgatttttttataaataaaattcgaaatgaTTATCCGTTAATAGAAGAAGTATATAACTTACAAGACCCATATGCTTTATATCAAACTTATACAAATCAAcggataaagaaaaaaaacccggtagaaattataaagaaattaaatgcATTTCGTAGAATACATTGTCAACAGATATCAGTAAAAACACGTAGGTCATTggattttttacataatatttataacggTCAACCAGTGCCCATAAATttaagaagtaaaataaaaacagcatacaaccatatttttaaaaatactaaaattcacGAATTAGATGAagtaattaatgaatttaatcaACGTCGACATATACAACAACcgccaaaaatatcaaaacaaccAACCCCAAAAAAATCACcgactaaaaaacaaaaaaacaagaaacaaaaaccaaaaccaAAACCAATACAAAAACCGACTGTATCATCCAGTACAAATGATGTGGAATTAATTAACTATGCGAATATGTTGGAGATGGCAACTAATATTCCAAAATATAGGATGATTATAAAACGATGTAAACATcgatatgttattaataaagaattttcggCGAAAAATATACGATCACTTATGGCTGTAGGAGAACAATTAAAAATACCATTCCACACGTGA